One window from the genome of Glycine soja cultivar W05 chromosome 12, ASM419377v2, whole genome shotgun sequence encodes:
- the LOC114379503 gene encoding (-)-germacrene D synthase-like, with product MLSLYEAAELRMHGEDILEEAHNFALVQLTKSLTTQLSPSMIAQVKHSLRRSLRKGLPRLEATYYMSFYEEDPSHDENLLTFAKLDFNMLQELHQKEVNNVTRWWIKNLNVSTKLPFVRDRIVECYFWILGIYFEPQYSLARRITTKVIALCSVIDDMYDAYGTIDELELFTNAIERWDICCLDDLPEYMKVCYMEILNVYEEIEEEMRKQGKVYCIKYAKKEMKRLIKAHMAEARWLHCNHTPTIEEYMQVRIVSSGYSMVITICFVGMKDTTEEVLIWATSDPIIIGAASIISRLMDDIVGNEFEQERRHIASSIECYMKQHNTSRQDAINKLLEMVKSSWKDINEACLNPTEVPMNFLLRVVNLVRMMDVLYKDEDNYTNAGGLMKDYIKTLLVNKMSARIS from the exons ATGTTGAGCTTGTATGAAGCTGCTGAACTAAGAATGCATGGAGAGGATATACTTGAAGAAGCACATAATTTCGCTCTTGTTCAGTTAACTAAGTCTCTAACTACCCAATTAAGTCCTTCTATGATTGCACAAGTCAAGCATAGCTTAAGACGATCACTTCGAAAGGGATTGCCTAGGCTGGAGGCCACATATTATATGTCTTTCTACGAAGAAGATCCTTCACATGATGAAAATTTGCTAACATTTGCAAAACTAGATTTTAATATGTTGCAGGAGTTACATCAGAAAGAAGTTAACAATGTGACCAG GTGGTGGATTAAGAATTTAAATGTCTCAACGAAATTGCCATTTGTACGAGATAGGATTGTAGAATGTTACTTTTGGATTTTGGGAATATACTTTGAGCCACAATATTCTCTTGCTAGAAGGATAACAACGAAAGTAATTGCTCTATGTTCTGTCATTGATGACATGTATGATGCCTATGGAACCATTGACGAACTTGAGCTTTTCACCAATGCAATTGAGAG GTGGGATATTTGTTGCTTGGATGATCTCCCAGAATATATGAAAGTATGTTATATGGAAATTTTGAATGTTTATGAAGAAATAGAGGAAGAGATGAGAAAACAAGGAAAAGTATATTGCATCAAGTATGCTAAGAAAGAg ATGAAAAGATTAATCAAGGCTCACATGGCTGAGGCAAGATGGCTTCATTGCAATCATACACCGACAATAGAGGAGTACATGCAAGTTAGAATTGTATCAAGTGGTTACTCTATGGTGATCACCATATGTTTTGTTGGCATGAAAGATACAACAGAGGAGGTCCTTATATGGGCAACAAGTGATCCAATAATTATTGGGGCTGCTTCGATTATTAGTAGGCTTATGGATGACATTGTTGGAAATGAG TTTGAGCAGGAAAGAAGACACATTGCATCAAGCATTGAATGCTATATGAAGCAACATAACACCTCAAGGCAAGATGCCATTAATAAACTACTTGAGATGGTTAAGAGTTCTTGGAAGGACATCAATGAGGCATGCCTTAATCCTACTGAAGTGCCAATGAATTTTCTTTTGCGTGTTGTCAACCTTGTGCGCATGATGGACGTGCTTTACAAAGATGAAGATAATTATACAAATGCAGGAGGGTTAATGAAGGATTACATCAAAACTTTATTAGTTAATAAGATGTCTGCCCGTATAAGCTAG